CTATGAAGGCAAAAGTAGGTACTAATCCTTGGATGATTTGTGGGGATTTTAATGTGGTTCTTTCCTTGGCTGAAAAGTGGGGATCTGATAAGCTCTCTTCTTATGAAGTTGAATTTGGTCAGTGTTTGAATGATATTGAAGTTTTGGATCTAAATTTTAGTGGGTGTTTTTACACTTGGACTAATAAAAGTGAGGAGCCTCGGTTTGTAGCAAAAAAACTTGATAGAGTTTTGGCTAATGTGAATTGGATGAGTCTTTTTGGGAATACGGCTGTGGAATTCCTTTCAGGGGGCATTTCTGATCATTCTCCTATCATTATTTCAGTAGGTACTTTAAAAAGTTTTGGCCCTAAACCTTTTAAGTTCTATAACTATTGGTTAGAGCATAAAGGGTTTTTGGATTGGGTTAAGGAGGGTTGGAGTATTCAGGTTGAAGGAGTCCCAATGTTTCAGTTGTATGTTAAGCTTAGATCTGTGAAAGCTgtgttaaaagagaaaaatctgGTTTGTTTTGGGAATTTGAAGCAAAAAGTTATTCAAGCTCGAGAGAATCTGGACTTAGCTCAAAATAATGTTCTTGCTTCTTTTGGCAGTGCTGATAGTCTACTTAAGGAAAGGGAATATCTTCATGCTTATGTTTCTATTTCTAGAGCTGAGGAATCTTTCTTGAAGCAGAAGGCAAGGAATCAATGGTTGAATTTGGGAGATCAgaataataagtttttttataaatctcTTAAGGTTCAAAATGCAAAGAAAACTATCAACTATCTGTGGGATGAGTATGGCACAAAAGTGGATGATGTTGATCAGATCAAAAGGGTGGATGAAGACTTTTATATGAATCTGTTAGGTACAGATCACCTACACTTCACAGATGCCAAAGCAGCTAGAGTTAGGCAGCTTATTTCTGTTGCTATTTCCTCTGAACATGCAGCTACCATGGAGAAGGAGGTTTCTGAAGTTGAAATAAGAGATACTTTGTTTCATATAAAAGCCAATAAGGCCCCTGGTCCTGATGGGTTTTCTGCAGATTTTTTTAAGTCTACTTGGTCTATTGTGGATAAGGAGGTAGTGGCTGCTATTAAAGGTTTTTTTACTTCTGGTTTATTGCTTAAGGAAGTAAATGCTACTATTCTTTCCTTGGTTCCTAAAAAGGTTAATCCTTCGGCCATGGGAGATTTTAGACCTATTGCTTgttgtaatgttatatataaatgcattaCTAAAATTTTGTCTAACAGGATGTTGCCTTTTTTGGGTGATTTGGTGAGCATGAACCAATCTGCTTTCATTCCTTCTAGGAATATTTCTGAGAATGTTCTATTGGCTCAGGAACTTGTGAGGGGTTATcataaggaaaaaggaaaacctAGGTGTACTTTGAAAATAGACTTTATGAAGGCCTATGATTCGGTGAATTGGAAATTTATGCTTCATTGTCttcattgttttggttttcctAATAGATTTTTGAGCTGGATCAGGGCGTGTATTACTTCTCCTAAATTTTCTGTTTGTATCAATGGTACTTTGGTTGGCTATTTTGAAGGTAAAAAGGGACTGAGGCAGGGTGACCCTATTTCTCCTTACTTGTTTGTTCTTGCTATGGAGGTTTTCTCTCGGATTATGGCTGCACATACTGGTGGTAATGTTGGTTTTAAATTCCATCCTAAATGTGAGAGAATGAAGCTTACTCATTTGTGTTTTGCagatgatcttttgattttttcagaAGCTAGTTTGAGTTCTATTAAAGTTATCAAGGCTGCTCTTATTGAGTTTGAGAATTTGTCTGGGTTGAAAGCTAATCCTTCTAAGAGTTCTCTTTATTGTTCTGGAGTATCAGATAGAATGAGGCATATTCTATTAGATGATTTGATGATGAAGGAAGGTCATTTCCCTGTGAGATATCTTGGGGTTCCTTTTATTTCATCCAGACTTTCTGCAGCTGATTGTGGGGCTTTACTTAGCAGAATTTCTGGTCGTATAGATTCTTGGCTCTCTAAGAATCTTTCATATGCAGGTAGGCTCCAGTTGTTATCTTCTGTTCTTTACAGTTTACAAGTATATTGGATGGGAATTTTCATTCTTCCTAAAAAGATCATTAAAGCTATTGAACAAAAGTTCAATAGGTTTTTATGGAATGGGAAAGAAGAAGGTGTAGCTAAAGCTAAGGTTTCTTGGTCTGATCTTTGTTTTCCTAAAAAGGAGGGAGGTTTGGGCTTAAAGAAGCTTGAAACTTGGAATCAAACTTCTATGCTTAGGCATATCTGGAGTATATTTGCCAGGTCTGGTTCTATTTGGGTTGCCTGGGTTAGAGAAAAtctattaaaaagaaagagtttttggagtgtaggtattcctcaaaattgttcatggagttggaggaaaattttgaagctGAGATCTATTGCTAAAAGGTTCTTGAAGTTTGAAGTTGGGCATGGGGATAGCATTCATATGTGGCTGGATTTGTGGCATCCTGCAGGAGTTTTGATTGAGCAATATGGCTTTAGGgttgtttatgatgctcaaagtaATATTGAAGCTAAGCTGTCTTCTGTCATTTGCAATGgagattggttttggagacctGCAAGATCAGAAGCTCTAGTTGATATTCAAGCTaggctttctgaagtttgttTAGGCCAATGTGATAAGCCAGTTTGGACTGCTTCTAAAAAGGGTGTCTTTGTTAGTGCAGAGACTTGGGAAGCCCTTAGAAAGAAGAATGTAGAGGTTACTTGGTGGAAGTTAGTTTGGTTTCCTCTTGCTATTCCTAAGCAGGCTTTTATTTTGTGGCTTGCTATGAAGGATAGGCTACTTACAGGAGAGAGGTTACTCAAATGGGGTTATAAGGGTGAGGTTCAGTGTTGTTTCTGCCATTCTCAACTAGAAACTCGtgatcatattttctttgaatgcagCTTTAGTTCGAGAGTTTGGAAATATTGCATGTTTCGTTGTAAAATTGATATGCCTCCTGTGATTTGGGATGATCTTGTGCAGCTTGGTTGCAATAAGTGGGGAAAGAACTCTCTTAAGTGCTTGATTTGTCAATTGGTTCTTGGTTCTGTTGTTTATAATCTCTGGCGTACTAGAAATGAACTTAGACATGATGGTGTTCCAAAAACTGAAAAGCAGCTACTGAAGCAGATTTTCTGGGAAATCAGGGCTAGAATTGCTGTAAAAAGAGGTTTTCCTAGAACTAGGGAGAACCTTTTGTTGTGTTCATTGTGGAATTTGCCTTTTGCCATCCTCTGTAATGTTGGCttgtagttttgttttttgtttttaatatgtaaGGGTTGTAAGGGGCTGTTTTGGTGTTGAGTAGTTGCTGGTTTTgtaggttttttgttttcccctgTCTTTGTAAGGGGTTGTATTTGTGTTTCAGTGTTGCTCTATTttgagctttgattttaatgaaatgcttattcatcaaaaaaaaaaaaaaaaaaaaaagctgatcACGACTTTCCAAATGGTTCCTGCAAAAAACGCAATTGACATCTCCTTTGTAACCCCAAGTCAACAACCTATCACTTGTAACAAGCCTCCCTTTCATAGCACTTCCACCAAGTAATTTGCTCATTTTTCTCCCTAAGAGCCTCCCAAGTATctgaattaataaaaatacatttcCTTGAAGCAGTCCAGATAGGATTATCAACAGGCCCCAAACTGATTTTCGAGAGTCTAGCTTGGATGTCCACTAAAACATTAAATCTAGCATGCCTCTAAAACCAGTCTCCATTGTGTATAACAGAAGAAAGTTTGGCCTCCACCCtactttgagcatcataaacaGCTCTATAGCCATATTTCTCAATTAAGATTCCAGCAGGATGCTAAAGATCCAACCAAAGGTAAATATTCTCCCCATTGCCAATCTCAAACCTCAAACACTTTTTAGCAATATCCCTTAAATTGAGTATCTTTCTCCAGCACCGGGAACAATTCTGGGGGATGCCAacactccaaaaactcttttgctttagaaaattatttttaattaatccATGCCACCCATAGAAAGCCGGATCTAGTAAAAGTACTCCATATGTGCCTAAGCATAGTCTGATTCCATACTTCAAGCCTCTTCAAACCCAAACCAtcctcattttttaaaaatactccATATGTGCCTAAGCATAGTCTGATTCCATACTTCAAGCCTCTTCAAACCCAAACCACCCTCCTTTTTAGGGAAACAAACTTCAGGCCAAGCCACTTTAGCCTTTGCAGCCACAACATCTTTCCCATTCCACAAAAATCTATTAAAGTAGACAATGTTATGCGAAAGAATGTAGCATTCTTATTTTACTGGTGgatatctatttttatttatatataatttttttttgaaaccatatataatttattgggaaagtccacatatctccctcaaactactaccaaattgacaatgtctccccccATACTTTCAATTATGATAATGTCCCCCACAatttacaaaaaattgtcaatgttcccccaatgatgaaactacccttagtaaaataaaaacaaaaataataaaacttctagaaaaaaccaaaaactaaaaaaaaaaattccaaagggtggcaaatttaaaatttgggaaaaatataaaatgacctcccaaactactagccatttgtaatttagccccaaaagttcaaaatgtaataaagtagccccaaCCTACTAACCAGTTGAAAATTTGGTCACTCTGTTAGTCAGCACcgtcaaaatggatggaaaagttaaaacgacgtcgttttgttgaggtaaagttactaaaatgcccttttaggaaaaaaatttttttaaaaaaaagtccaCTAAACGTTGTCGTTTTGCTTTCAAAAATAACCCTTACGAGACTTCCGTCCAGCATTGAAGcactcatcttcttcatcaggAACACTCCAGTTCATCACTTACCAAAACGACAGTCCAGTTCTGCCCAACCTTTAGACCCATAATTGAAACCTAAAACCCAGTACAGCCGTACAGGTACTGTGTCCATGCGTGGAGAATTCTTAAATTAACTCTTTAACAAACTGAAATCACAGAAGTagacccccccaaaaaaaaaaaaaaaaaaaaaacagaattgatATCATAAGTTTGAAGTGCATCTATGTTAAACTCTTTTGTCAGTTTTTGGCAACTAGAAGTCGCCCATCATCCTCATTTGTGTACCCTTGTTCTGATCATGTGCATGATTGATGGTGGATGTTGCCTATAGATCTAAACGGTGTGCTCGAAAAAATTTTGCCCCATTTTGTAGCATGCACAATCTTCTGTTTGAAATAATGGAGTTGTCTGTGTATTTAGTAAGTAAAGTTTTATTTAGGAGGGAAATCAgtgcaaaaaaatcaaataggaTTTATCAGCATGCTTTGATGTGTGTGAAATAATCTCCCTCTATTTTGACCAAAAGTCGAGAATTGTAACTTTGATAAAATATGTGTACTTCCTTGTTGCAGAAAAGTTTCGATTACATTGGTTTACTCAAATCTGTAATGAGACTATCAGTGACTGCTTTGAAAGCAGCAGATGCGAAAGATGTTGCATCTTCTGTCAACGCAATTGCGAATGAAAAGCTGAAAGCAGAGA
This genomic interval from Corylus avellana chromosome ca3, CavTom2PMs-1.0 contains the following:
- the LOC132173392 gene encoding uncharacterized protein LOC132173392, which translates into the protein MAKRANRGRGGKKVSKASLKDASANLEMASRSMDCEVDLSDEEEICDHLTKLCEDGEASKLDAQNLIDAQKLDVPVLREAAPSVLREAIAFTSGLPEVKSVADVGVESSGMVAQKSAVQDWRKLFHKEKSIGTLQYFAPSLEDGRVVVKPPKKAIEEGISKWSSSLVGQFLDKPLPYYIVKRTVENIWAQYGKVEVYLLENGLYLFKFVDEKTRDEVMEEKVWHMANKPLILRKWIPGKKGLRQGDPISPYLFVLAMEVFSRIMAAHTGGNVGFKFHPKCERMKLTHLCFADDLLIFSEASLSSIKVIKAALIEFENLSGLKANPSKSSLYCSGVSDRMRHILLDDLMMKEGHFPVRYLGVPFISSRLSAADCGALLSRISGRIDSWLSKNLSYAGRLQLLSSVLYSLQVYWMGIFILPKKIIKAIEQKFNRFLWNGKEEGVAKAKVSWSDLCFPKKEGGLGLKKLETWNQTSMLRHIWSIFARSGSIWVAWVRENLLKRKSFWSVGIPQNCSWSWRKILKLRSIAKRFLKFEVGHGDSIHMWLDLWHPAGVLIEQYGFRVVYDAQSNIEAKLSSVICNGDWFWRPARSEALVDIQARLSEVCLGQCDKPVWTASKKGVFVSAETWEALRKKNVEVTWWKLVWFPLAIPKQAFILWLAMKDRLLTGERLLKWGYKGEVQCCFCHSQLETRDHIFFECSFSSRVWKYCMFRCKIDMPPVIWDDLVQLGCNKWGKNSLKCLICQLVLGSVVYNLWRTRNELRHDGVPKTEKQLLKQIFWEIRARIAVKRGFPRTRENLLLCSLWNLPFAILCNVGL